The Flexivirga oryzae genome has a segment encoding these proteins:
- a CDS encoding ImmA/IrrE family metallo-endopeptidase, with protein sequence MQNAPTRTPLTTMQPSVLKRLRSLTPTRPCTFAEALRIAELQAARLRELIAATDDESFPVESISELPRIRIERRPLPTSGVSYWDRDNSGWVIGINSGESEARQRFSLIHEYKHIIDHGSTSYLYTGSRFTSADRQAEQVADYFAGCVLMPKRLMLRAWGNRVQSPEDLSWLFDVSIRAISVRLAQLGLTEPTPRCALPRTRPIRSANYQKAPTR encoded by the coding sequence ATGCAAAACGCACCAACCCGAACACCCCTGACCACCATGCAGCCGAGCGTGCTCAAACGCCTCCGCTCGCTCACCCCTACCCGTCCTTGCACCTTCGCCGAAGCACTGCGCATCGCCGAACTGCAAGCGGCACGACTGCGCGAACTCATCGCTGCCACCGACGACGAATCGTTTCCCGTCGAATCCATCAGCGAACTGCCACGCATCCGCATCGAACGCCGCCCGTTACCCACCTCCGGCGTCAGCTACTGGGATCGAGACAACAGCGGATGGGTCATCGGCATCAACAGTGGCGAGTCCGAGGCTCGCCAGCGCTTCTCGCTGATCCACGAGTACAAACACATCATCGACCACGGCTCAACCAGCTACCTCTACACCGGTAGCCGATTTACCAGCGCTGACCGGCAAGCCGAGCAAGTCGCTGACTACTTTGCTGGCTGCGTCCTCATGCCCAAGCGGCTCATGCTGCGCGCCTGGGGTAACCGAGTCCAATCCCCCGAAGACCTGTCGTGGCTGTTCGATGTATCAATCCGCGCAATCTCCGTTCGCCTCGCCCAGCTCGGACTGACCGAACCAACCCCACGCTGCGCACTACCTCGAACTCGACCGATTCGCTCCGCTAACTATCAGAAAGCCCCTACCAGATGA
- a CDS encoding helix-turn-helix domain-containing protein: MNLERAAELGTYFKRKRHEARLSTYDVSEKAGVIQSQVVRIENGQIRSPAPDTLQRIAEVLKAPLADVFALAGYPLPKGLPGLRPYMRAKYRTMSPEALDEIEAFVAKLATQHDLSGPASGEDEQ, encoded by the coding sequence ATGAATCTGGAACGAGCGGCCGAACTTGGCACGTACTTCAAGCGGAAGCGGCACGAGGCGAGGCTGTCGACTTACGACGTCAGCGAGAAGGCTGGGGTCATTCAGTCACAAGTCGTCCGGATCGAGAACGGCCAAATACGTAGTCCGGCTCCGGACACGTTGCAGCGGATCGCTGAAGTGCTGAAAGCTCCCCTCGCCGACGTCTTCGCGCTTGCCGGGTATCCACTGCCGAAAGGGCTGCCCGGGTTGCGGCCATATATGCGAGCCAAGTACCGCACGATGAGTCCGGAAGCACTGGATGAGATCGAGGCGTTTGTAGCGAAGCTCGCCACCCAACACGACCTGTCCGGTCCGGCATCAGGCGAAGACGAACAGTAA
- a CDS encoding type II toxin-antitoxin system VapB family antitoxin, whose translation MSDVKTLAIRLDGDLHNRLTILAKLTGISITDAIRSAIEKEVEAMAANPDTAAKASEFQDAITRQADEQRAAIEALFGTTPSKPRTPRKSATS comes from the coding sequence ATGTCTGATGTCAAGACGTTGGCGATCCGCCTGGACGGTGACCTGCACAACCGGCTCACCATCCTGGCCAAGCTCACCGGCATCTCGATCACCGATGCGATCCGCAGCGCGATCGAGAAGGAAGTCGAAGCCATGGCAGCCAACCCGGATACCGCCGCCAAGGCGAGCGAGTTCCAGGACGCCATCACCCGGCAAGCCGACGAGCAGCGCGCTGCGATCGAGGCGCTGTTTGGCACCACGCCAAGCAAGCCCCGCACGCCGCGCAAGTCCGCGACCAGCTGA
- a CDS encoding CDP-alcohol phosphatidyltransferase family protein, with the protein MIATLPLQASSPVISSTRQGSTHSRLRGIISLAPTVARIPIATLVVIAILGDAHGRAAVWLGAFVVLDIVDGLIARAIDRETAFRRALDSTIDHVAICTCIAVMTVSHPAILSAGAIIVLRDIIQAGVSAQMIRKHHVVATGRGLHAVYTILVAAWGLVWILRGDSPLWFSWVVGCAGIVTLADYVNSCNSVVARRTEI; encoded by the coding sequence ATGATCGCAACCCTTCCACTGCAAGCGAGTTCGCCCGTCATCTCATCGACCAGGCAAGGTTCGACGCATAGTCGTTTACGCGGCATAATTTCCTTGGCTCCTACAGTGGCTCGCATCCCGATAGCGACACTTGTGGTCATAGCTATCCTGGGCGATGCTCATGGGCGCGCGGCTGTCTGGCTCGGGGCGTTCGTTGTCCTCGACATCGTTGATGGGTTGATTGCGCGGGCGATTGATCGCGAGACGGCATTTCGGCGAGCGTTGGATAGTACGATCGACCACGTCGCTATCTGTACATGCATTGCCGTGATGACGGTGTCCCATCCCGCAATCTTGAGTGCGGGCGCAATAATTGTGCTTCGCGATATCATACAGGCGGGAGTCTCTGCTCAAATGATTCGTAAGCACCATGTCGTCGCGACGGGGCGTGGATTGCATGCTGTTTACACCATTCTTGTTGCGGCGTGGGGGCTAGTTTGGATACTCCGTGGTGATTCTCCACTGTGGTTCTCGTGGGTCGTGGGGTGTGCTGGGATCGTTACGCTTGCCGACTACGTAAACTCTTGCAACAGCGTGGTCGCGCGACGTACAGAGATATGA
- a CDS encoding antirestriction protein ArdA: MNEKQPQPSPGDQPEHEASREREPELNPRVWIGSLADYNNGALTGEWVDAAVDDEQLISEAQRIVANSEELGAEEYAIFDYDDFGDFRPEQYEQLTTVAKVARGIQEHGPVFATWAQLHDADPDMLDAFEDSYLGEYDSPEAWAREVLGDSDIEQRIETEFGDHLAPYIRIDYEAWARDAWLSDDVYVCHKDDGGCWIFRIM, translated from the coding sequence ATGAATGAGAAGCAACCACAACCGAGTCCGGGCGACCAGCCCGAACACGAAGCATCCCGAGAACGCGAGCCAGAACTCAACCCGAGGGTATGGATCGGCTCCCTGGCCGACTACAACAACGGCGCTCTTACCGGCGAATGGGTCGACGCTGCTGTCGATGACGAGCAGCTCATCTCGGAAGCACAGCGCATCGTGGCGAACAGCGAAGAACTCGGTGCCGAGGAGTACGCGATCTTCGACTACGACGACTTTGGAGACTTCCGGCCAGAGCAGTACGAGCAGCTCACGACGGTGGCCAAAGTCGCTCGTGGCATCCAGGAGCACGGTCCGGTCTTTGCCACCTGGGCTCAGCTGCACGACGCTGATCCGGACATGCTCGATGCCTTCGAGGACAGCTACCTCGGCGAGTACGACTCACCTGAAGCCTGGGCACGTGAAGTCCTCGGCGACAGCGACATCGAGCAACGCATCGAGACCGAGTTCGGCGACCATCTCGCCCCGTACATCCGCATCGACTACGAAGCCTGGGCACGTGATGCCTGGCTCAGTGACGATGTCTACGTCTGTCACAAGGACGACGGTGGGTGCTGGATTTTCAGGATCATGTGA
- a CDS encoding DNA-methyltransferase, with the protein MPTSVRDRLSTTHEFVYLLTKNPTYYFNLDAIREPHRSQPPSHHDKRGSSRPSKYATGNPALGPNSDGDNGLRALKAKGLVGHPLGKNPGDVWHLATAHYKGAHFATFPEQLVRRMIRAGCPPGGLVLDPFMGAGTTAIAAQVLGRDWLGIELNPEYISLAEQRIRQARQRRERAPPAKRSAENQSTKPKGGDHE; encoded by the coding sequence ATGCCCACCAGCGTCCGAGACCGGCTCAGCACCACGCACGAGTTCGTCTACCTGCTCACCAAGAACCCGACGTACTACTTCAACCTCGATGCCATCCGCGAACCGCACCGCAGCCAGCCACCCAGCCACCACGACAAACGCGGTAGCAGCCGGCCGAGTAAGTACGCCACCGGGAATCCGGCGCTCGGCCCGAACAGCGACGGTGACAACGGCCTACGTGCCCTCAAGGCGAAAGGACTGGTCGGGCACCCGCTCGGGAAGAACCCCGGGGACGTCTGGCACCTGGCGACCGCCCACTACAAGGGCGCACACTTCGCGACCTTCCCCGAGCAGCTCGTCCGTCGAATGATCCGGGCAGGCTGCCCACCGGGTGGTCTTGTCCTCGACCCCTTCATGGGCGCCGGAACCACCGCGATTGCCGCACAAGTTCTCGGCCGCGACTGGCTCGGGATCGAGCTGAACCCGGAGTACATCTCGCTCGCTGAGCAGCGAATCAGGCAAGCCAGACAGCGGCGGGAACGGGCGCCACCAGCGAAACGCAGCGCGGAGAACCAATCAACGAAACCGAAAGGAGGTGATCATGAATGA